The genome window ACGTGAGAAAGACGCCCTCCTGATGCGATATGTTTGGCAGTGTAATCATACATAGCGTTAATAAGATCAAAATCACTAAGATTATTCCGTGGCTCACCATATATTTCAGAATCAATAAGGCATAAAAAAATAGGATTATGATAAACTTGCCGTCCAACCATAGCAGCATCACATGATCCTAGGTGTTCTTTTATTTCACTAATTGATCTTATTCCACCATTTAATCCAATGAAATTATTTTCATATTTACGTTTTAAATTATAAACTCTTTTATAATTAAGTGGTGGAATATCACGGTTTTCTTTTGGACTTAATCCTTTTAACCACGCTTTACGTGCATGTACCCACAACGCATCACAGCCAGCATTCCACACACGATCAGCTAAAAAATCTAAAGCTAATTCTTCATCCTGATCATCTACACCAATGCGACATTTAACAGTCACAGCTATAGTAACAGCTCGTTTCATCGCTTCCACAGCCCGCGCTACAATATCAGGATGTAACATTAAACAAGCACCAAATGTACCTGCCTGAACACGATCTGATGGACAACCAATATTTAAGTTAATTTCATCATAACCAAAATCTTCAACAATGCGTGCAGCTTCTGCTAATTTTTGTGGTTCTGATCCTCCTAATTGTAATGCAATTGGATGTTCTTCATCATTAAAAGCCAATAATTTTTCACGAATACCGTGAATCACAGTATCAGCTACAAACATTTCAGTGTAAAGTAATGCCTTCTTCGTCAAAAGACGATAAAAAAATCTGCAATGCCGATCTGTCCAACCCAACATTGGTGCTACCGCAAATTTTACCAATGATGGAGAATGATAAAACGTCATAGGATCATTACTCATATATTTCTATTATTATACTATTAAGCAAAAAAATAACCTCTTCTTCCTATCCAGATACAGATATTTTATTCTCTCTTATTTCTGAACAATTTCTGAAAAAATAAAAATACATTCCATATTTTATGGATCTTTAATTGTCTAAAATTCTTCCAACAACTAATAAAAAGGTACATACAATATATAATCTCTTAATTCGATTATTTTCTTTTTCTAGGATAATTTCTGAATTTATAAACACTGGCATTTTTAATTTTTCTAATTAATCAAATAATATATCTTAAACAGTAAAATCAAATATTATTGCCTCAGTACATATTCATGAATATATATAACAATTTAAAAATAACGCTTTTTAATTTATAAGACTTTGTAAATAAAATTGAACATACTATTTTTTATCAGAATTTTTCTAAATCTTTGAAAAAATTTAGAAATTGATCCATTATAATAATGGAATAAAAATTTTTTATTTTGATTGATCAAAAAGATGAAGTAGAAATTTTTGAAAAGTGACACAATTATATAAAAAGATTGGGAAATTATAAATTCTCAGACCATTGACTGATGAAGAGCTTACACGTTTAAAACTAGCTAAAGAAATTTTCCGTTCTATTTTTTAAAACACATAGGCAAAAAACTTTGTAAACATCGCATGTTCTCCTGTTAAAGCTCTCAAAAAAGTCATTACGCTACAATTTGCTTCAAAAACATTGCTTCTTTTAAAAAATAAAGACAAAAACTAAAATGTACATAAAGGTAAATTGAGAGAAGAAAAATTACTGCTAAGAAAAGAACACAAAAACACTGCCATTTATATCAAAACAAAATATAGAGGAAATTTGAGCACAATTGTATAAGTAAAAAGGCAAGCAGAAAAGTAAATAAAAAACCGCCCATATAAATAAAGAAAAAAATCTATATATTCCAAAATTTTGATAAAAAAGATGGTGCCCCCAGAGAGACTCGAACTCCCGACCCCCTGATTACAAATCAGGTGCTCTACCAACTGAGCTATAAGGGCATATTGCGTCGGGAATAGCATAAACTCACAAAAAGGCAAATAAAAAATTATAGATTGTCGTTTATATATTTAAAATATATATACCTAAATCAAATTAATTGGATTTTTTTTGATAAATATGTCTGATGCCAATCTTATTTATTGTTTTTTTTTTAATGCATTTAGATTGAACAATTTCTAATATAACAATTAAATCCATTCTTTTAGAGATTGTTAAAAAATACAAAAATTAATGAACCCAAATTTTATATCTAAAATATATTTATTATAAGTAAAAGACAAAAGTATTTTATATACATTCACCATTTACCTAACGTTTATAAATCGGAAGAGACTGATTTATCAGAGAGATATTTTTCTAACCAATGGATATCATAATTACCATTGGCAATATCTTGATTGTCAATAAGATCACAAAATAAAGGTAATGTAGTTTTGATGCCATCAATCACAAATTCACTTAAAGCACGCCGTAAACGCATCATACATTCCAAACGTGTACGCCCGTGAACAATCAGTTTTCCGATTAAGCTGTCATAATAGGGAGGAATACGATAACCTGAATAAGCACCTGAATCAACACGAACTCCTACCCCCCCAGGTGTATGAAAATGGGTAATAAGTCCTGGAGATGGTGTAAAATCAATTGGGTCTTCAGCATTAATACGGCATTCAATAGCATGTCCAGAAAAATGAATATCTTTTTGTGCGACTGAAAGCCCTAAACCAGATGCAATGTGAATTTGTTCATGAACTAAATCTATACCTGTAATTGCTTCAGTTACAGGATGCTCAACTTGTAAACGAGTATTCATTTCAATAAAATAGAATTCACCATTTTCGTAAAGAAACTCAACGGTACCTGCCCCACGATATCCAAGTTTTGCACAAGCATTTGCAACAATATTGCCAATTTTTTTCCGCTCAGTTTCATTAAGTGCAGGAGAATTAGCCTCTTCCCATACTTTTTGGTGGCGCCGTTGAAGTGAACAATCACGTTCTCCTAAGTGTATAGCTTTACCAACTCCATCACCCATGACCTGAATTTCAATGTGACGTGGTTTTTCTAGATATTTTTCAATATAAACCGCATCATCATTAAAAGCAGCACAGGCTTCTGAACGTGCTGTTTTGAGAGCTATTAAAAGTTTCCGCTCAGAATGAACAACTTTCATACCACGTCCGCCACCACCTGCAGAAGCTTTAATAATAACTGGGTAGCCAATTTCATTAGCAATGCGTAGAGCTTCTTCTTCTTCGACTATAGCTTCATTTGAACCTGGTACAACAGGAATACCGAGCTTTTTGGCAGTTTTTTTAGCTTCTATTTTATCACCCATTATACGAATATGCGCAGCTGTTGGACCTATAAATGTAATATTATGAGCCTCCAATACATCTGCAAACTTTGCATTCTCAGAAAGAAATCCATAGCCTGGATGAACAGCATCTGCTCCTGTAATTTCACAGGCAGAAATAAGTTGATGAACATTTAAATAAGAATCGCGAGATTGAGGAGGACCAATACAGACGCTTTCATCAGCAAGACGAACATGCATAGCATCAGCATCAGCTGTTGAATGAACAGCTACAGTTTTAATTCCAAGTTCTTTACACGCTCGCAAAATGCGAAGAGCAATTTCTCCTCGATTAGCAATGAGGATTTTTTGAATCATAACTGTCCCTCGCTTTATTCAACGATAATAAGTGGCTCATCAAATTCAACTGGTTGACCATCTTTAACCAAAATAGCAGTCACAGTACCTGAATGCGGTGACAGAATTTGATTCATTGTTTTCATTGCTTCAATAATCAATAGGGTTTGACCTTCAGAAACATTTTGCCCTACCTTTACAAAAGGCTGTGCGCCAGGTGCAGGCGCAAGATATGCTGTGCCAACCATTGGAGATGCTATCTCATTTTTTGATTTCTCTTTTTTTGTAGAACCTACAGTTGTTGGAACTGGAGAAGGAACCACTGTAGAAGAAGAAACAGGCGCATAAACTGTTTGCTCAGAAGTAGTATTTTGGCGCGCTACACAAATGCGTAATCCATCTTGTTCAACTTCAATATTGGTTAGATTCGTATCATTCAAAATTTCAGCAAGGTCGCGGATAATTGCCGTATCAATGCCAGTATATTTAGTAGCATCTATTTTTTTCATTGCCATTTTATTTCTAAAACTCCTTGACCGATAAAGATTGCTAGTACTTATTATTGCTATGACTAAATAGCTTTAAATCTTTAATGAAATCTTTTCTAATATTGTTGTTCACATTGTAATTAAATTAATCTGCTAAACAAACCCATATTTATAAATCTGTTAACACAAAGCAAAAATAAAGAATCAACATATTTATGTACCTCTTAATAGAGAGAATCAAATAAAGAGAATTTCATTGCGTATCTTCTATTACTGTTTGCAAAACATTTTTTTTTACAGCTCCAATAAATACTTTATCTCCAATGATATAAGCAGGAGCACCAGTAATACCCAACGCAGAAGCAATTTGAATATTCTCCTGAAAAAGTTTCTGTAAGCTCGAATCTTGTATTGCATTGCGTAATTCTTTTTCATTCGCTCCTAAAAAAACTGCCATTTTTATAGCTTTTTCTTCATTTGTACGACTTTGACTCATTAAGAGTTTTTTATGAAACTGAAAATACTTATCTGGAAATTGTTTTCTAAAAATTTGGGCAATAATATGTGTTGCCATCGAATCAGGTCCTAAAATTGGTAAATCTTTAATGACTATCCGTAGATCTGAATATTCTTGTGTTAGGCTTATTAAATCTGAATAGGAATGTTTACAATGTTTGCAATTGTAATCAAAAAATTCAACAAGAACTATTTTGCCATCTGGATTTCCCAAAATGGCATCATGAGGAGACTGAAAAATTTTTTTTTCCAATGATTTAATAATTGCAGTTTGTTTTTCAGCTTCTTTTTGATGACTCTGCTCAAACTTTTCTTGAAGGATAAGTTGCATTTCAATCATAATTTCTGGATTATTGAGTAGATAGTCTCTTACAATTTGTCGAATATAATTATCATTGATATTTTTTGTGCTTTTATCGCTAAATCTAGATAAAAAAGCAGAATCTTCCAAAAGTTGTATTTTAAGATTCTCTATAGTCAGGTGATCTAATGTTTTTTCTTTTGTTTGCGCATTTGATAAAAATGGATACATAAAAACACTCAATATAATTATTATTAAAATTTTCTTTACAAATAGTATTTTTGAATATTGAGTTTGATTAATCATTTATCTGTCTTTGTATTTGGCTGAAGTATTTATAAACTTATATGACAAAGTATCATATTTATGCAACCAACCAATTTAATTGTAATATGTAATTTAGCAAATTATGGAAATAATCTATTTCTTACGATTAATATACAGAATACTTCTATGCATATTTTTTAAACAAAAAAATATGTCAATATTTGATGTAAAACGTTTGTCTTGATTGTGCAGATGTTTCTATAATTTAACAAGATAGAGCAAAGTAAAATTAATATGAAAGAAAAACAATGAAAGCCTCAACACATTATGATCTATTTGTCATTGGTGGTGGAATAAATGGATGTGGAGTGGCTAGAGATGCAGCTGGTCGTGGATTTAGTGTTGGATTAGCTGAAATGAATGATCTCGCATCGGGTACATCAAGTGCATCAACAAAGCTTATTCATGGCGGTCTTCGTTATCTTGAACACTGTGAATTTGGATTAGTTCGTAAAGCATTGAAGGAACGCGAGATTATTTGGCGTATGGCTCCACACATTGTGCATCCTTTGCGCTTTATCCTACCTTATCATAAAAAATTACGGTCTCCTTGGATATTACGCTTTGGACTTTTTATTTATGATTATCTTGGTGGTTGGAATCAAATATTTCAGCGGACCAAGATGATTGATTTGTCAAAAAATTTTGACACCTTTTTAAAAGAAAATTATCGTAAGGGTTTTGAATATTCTGATGCGATAGTAGATGATGCTCGTTTGGTTATTGCTAATGCACGAGACGCAGAAAAATGGGGCGCTGATATAAAAGTACGAACAGAAGTTCTATCCTTAAAAATAGAAGAGAAAAAATGGCTTATTACTCTTCATGATAAGTTAAATAATAAAAAATATTGTGTTACAGCTTCTTATATTGCAAATATGGTTGGTCCTTGGATAAATCAGGTTTTAGCCAATGTTTTAAATTCTACAGAGCTTCCGCCTATGCGGCTTGTTAAAGGTTCCCATATTTTGGTTCCTAAATTCGATATTCATAATCGCGCTTATATTTTGCAAAATAGTGATGATCGTATTATTTTCGCCATCCCATATCAGGAAGAGTTTACATTAATTGGAACAACAGATTGTGATTATCAAGGTGATCCTGCTAATGTAGCTATTAGTGATAAAGAAATCGATTATATCTGTGCAGTAGCAAATGAATATTTCAAACAACCAATATTACGTGAGAGCATTATATGGACTTATTCGGGCGTTCGTCCTCTTTATGATGATTGTTCTTCAAGAGCTCAAGAAATAACACGTGATTATGTTCTAAAAGAAATTGGAGTGGAAGATACACCAAAAATTCTTAATCTATATGGTGGAAAAATCACGACTTATCGCATATTGGCTGAAGATGTGATGAAATTTATTGAAAAAGCCCTTGGTCCTAAGAAAGGACCATGGACATTGAATTCTGTGCTTCCTGGAGGCGATTTTCCATACAATAGGTTAGATATAATTGAAAACAGAATTGCTGTTTTGCTTCCAGATTTAGATGTTTTTACTTGCCGTAGGCTTGCTCGATCCTATGGCTCAGAGACATTTGTAATATTTGCAAATGGTAATGTGGATAAAGGAAAATATTTTGGGCATGGGCTTTATGAAATAGAAGTGAAATGGCTAATGGAAAAAGAATGGGCAAGGACATGTGAAGATATATTATGGCGTCGTTCAAAACTTGGCCTTTTTTTTAATAAACATGAAACTGATGCTCTTGCCGCCTATATAGAAGATAAAAGAGGAAAAAAATAGAGAGTGTTTTTTCACTAGAGTACATAAAACTTTGTATATCTAAACTTTGATCAGTTCGTAAAAATTTGATTATGGCATTTCAACTTCATTTTCGTCAAAAAATTATAAATGGAGTCTTAGATATTAAGACAGCAGCAATTATTAATATACAGGGTTACATTTGGATTGGACTATCAGGTTAACTTAAAATTTTTATCATATTTATAATATCACTTAAAATTAAATATTTTTTTTCTTGAGACTTTTATGACTATCTATAAATAATCAAAGTTATTCCTATTTCTCATTAAGTTTCCAATAGAATTATTTTCTCAAAAATATCAATTCAAAAAAAAGGGCCAAAGAAAGATGTGCACAATTTTTGTGCTTATAAATAATGAAAACAAAAAGTATCTCTTCAACAAAACTAGCGCTTTGGTATTATCAATCTAATTAAATTGTAATTAATACCATCAAGAATCAATTTATTATGCATTTCAGCTTTTATTTTGAACTTCAGTATTATTTCTCAAAGAGATGTGGGTTTTCAAAAGCAAGATTCTGCCTTGCTTTTTGTAATCGTTGAATAATCTCATCAATTTTCGACGAAGAATAAGAAGATTCTTGATTATCAGTTAATGAATGTTTTTTCCCCTCACCTTCATAAAAACACTGAATTTGTGACTGGAGAGTTCGTATTTCTTGAAATAAAAGGCGGCTAGTTTCTCTAAAGCTATTATTAAGTGAAAAAATCTGGTCTGAAATTGACATTAAAATTTGTTTTAAAAAATGCTCATTTTCTTGACGTTTACGATATTCTAAAACAAGAGCATAACTTATTTCATCTAACTGCTGTTTAGTGACATCAATTTTATGCAATAAATCTGGCGCTCCGCCTATGTTGTCTTTTCTTACTTTTAAAAGCATAGCATGAATATTTAATAGTCTAACTGCAGAATAAGACAAATAATCGACTAACGTAAGCGTATTAGTATAGTGTTTTTTTTTAACCATCATAAACCTACCTAATGATTAATTGTATACATTTATCCCACTATTCATTTTTAGTCCTATAGAACTATTCTAAAGAAAATGCTAAAAAATCTCTTTTCTAATTTATTTATATCCAATTATTATATTTGGTTTTTTTTTATATTTAAGGATTGGTTAATGGGGATAGGAGATGCATAGGTGTATAAAGAATAAAATCTGTTGTTTTCTTTAAGATATTGCTACCATCAGAAAGAATGGCTTGACTAGGTGATAATTCTGTTTCTTGCATAATCGTTGAAGCTAAAGATCCCTCTCGAGATAAAGCCATTAATGTTGGTGAAGATGCAAATACATTATGCGTCCCACCGTCAACATTAGATAAATCAAGAATAGCTATTCCATTCTTTCGTAATATTTCAATATTTGAGCCATCTCCTACACGAGGGTGTCCACCTGTAAGCTTTCTTGAAACAGCAAGCGCTTTGTCTTTACGAGATACCAAAATAGCTGTTGGTTGAGGTAATTGTTTAATATCATTAAGTTGACGCTCAAATACATCAAGATCAATGTCCGGAGCAGCCATTA of Bartonella sp. JB63 contains these proteins:
- the dusA gene encoding tRNA dihydrouridine(20/20a) synthase DusA; protein product: MTFYHSPSLVKFAVAPMLGWTDRHCRFFYRLLTKKALLYTEMFVADTVIHGIREKLLAFNDEEHPIALQLGGSEPQKLAEAARIVEDFGYDEINLNIGCPSDRVQAGTFGACLMLHPDIVARAVEAMKRAVTIAVTVKCRIGVDDQDEELALDFLADRVWNAGCDALWVHARKAWLKGLSPKENRDIPPLNYKRVYNLKRKYENNFIGLNGGIRSISEIKEHLGSCDAAMVGRQVYHNPIFLCLIDSEIYGEPRNNLSDFDLINAMYDYTAKHIASGGRLSHVTRHMIGLFQGRDGARRWRQILSHDATRRDANVHILKEAFSAIS
- the accC gene encoding acetyl-CoA carboxylase biotin carboxylase subunit — protein: MIQKILIANRGEIALRILRACKELGIKTVAVHSTADADAMHVRLADESVCIGPPQSRDSYLNVHQLISACEITGADAVHPGYGFLSENAKFADVLEAHNITFIGPTAAHIRIMGDKIEAKKTAKKLGIPVVPGSNEAIVEEEEALRIANEIGYPVIIKASAGGGGRGMKVVHSERKLLIALKTARSEACAAFNDDAVYIEKYLEKPRHIEIQVMGDGVGKAIHLGERDCSLQRRHQKVWEEANSPALNETERKKIGNIVANACAKLGYRGAGTVEFLYENGEFYFIEMNTRLQVEHPVTEAITGIDLVHEQIHIASGLGLSVAQKDIHFSGHAIECRINAEDPIDFTPSPGLITHFHTPGGVGVRVDSGAYSGYRIPPYYDSLIGKLIVHGRTRLECMMRLRRALSEFVIDGIKTTLPLFCDLIDNQDIANGNYDIHWLEKYLSDKSVSSDL
- the accB gene encoding acetyl-CoA carboxylase biotin carboxyl carrier protein yields the protein MAMKKIDATKYTGIDTAIIRDLAEILNDTNLTNIEVEQDGLRICVARQNTTSEQTVYAPVSSSTVVPSPVPTTVGSTKKEKSKNEIASPMVGTAYLAPAPGAQPFVKVGQNVSEGQTLLIIEAMKTMNQILSPHSGTVTAILVKDGQPVEFDEPLIIVE
- a CDS encoding DsbA family protein gives rise to the protein MINQTQYSKILFVKKILIIIILSVFMYPFLSNAQTKEKTLDHLTIENLKIQLLEDSAFLSRFSDKSTKNINDNYIRQIVRDYLLNNPEIMIEMQLILQEKFEQSHQKEAEKQTAIIKSLEKKIFQSPHDAILGNPDGKIVLVEFFDYNCKHCKHSYSDLISLTQEYSDLRIVIKDLPILGPDSMATHIIAQIFRKQFPDKYFQFHKKLLMSQSRTNEEKAIKMAVFLGANEKELRNAIQDSSLQKLFQENIQIASALGITGAPAYIIGDKVFIGAVKKNVLQTVIEDTQ
- the glpD gene encoding glycerol-3-phosphate dehydrogenase, whose product is MKASTHYDLFVIGGGINGCGVARDAAGRGFSVGLAEMNDLASGTSSASTKLIHGGLRYLEHCEFGLVRKALKEREIIWRMAPHIVHPLRFILPYHKKLRSPWILRFGLFIYDYLGGWNQIFQRTKMIDLSKNFDTFLKENYRKGFEYSDAIVDDARLVIANARDAEKWGADIKVRTEVLSLKIEEKKWLITLHDKLNNKKYCVTASYIANMVGPWINQVLANVLNSTELPPMRLVKGSHILVPKFDIHNRAYILQNSDDRIIFAIPYQEEFTLIGTTDCDYQGDPANVAISDKEIDYICAVANEYFKQPILRESIIWTYSGVRPLYDDCSSRAQEITRDYVLKEIGVEDTPKILNLYGGKITTYRILAEDVMKFIEKALGPKKGPWTLNSVLPGGDFPYNRLDIIENRIAVLLPDLDVFTCRRLARSYGSETFVIFANGNVDKGKYFGHGLYEIEVKWLMEKEWARTCEDILWRRSKLGLFFNKHETDALAAYIEDKRGKK